In a genomic window of Phenylobacterium koreense:
- a CDS encoding ABC transporter ATP-binding protein has translation MGEAAIELSRIEKRYGERAALAGVDLAIAPGQFVALVGSSGSGKTTLLKTINGLIAPDSGRVRIDGEDVGLRPAHELRRRIGYVFQEVGLFPHLSIAENIAVTPRLLGWDKARIAARVSELLELVALPAEVSGRSPAALSGGQRQRVGVARALAAEPKIMLMDEPFGALDPLTRDALGSDYRALHERLGLTTVMVTHDMAEAVLLADRVLVIEAGAIIADGAPDALIKDTENPQVRALLEAPRRQAERLRQRLGEAS, from the coding sequence ATGGGCGAGGCGGCGATCGAGCTTTCCAGGATCGAGAAGCGTTATGGTGAGCGGGCCGCGCTGGCCGGCGTCGATCTCGCGATCGCGCCCGGTCAGTTCGTCGCCCTGGTGGGATCGTCGGGCTCCGGCAAGACCACTTTGCTCAAGACCATCAATGGCTTGATCGCGCCCGACAGCGGCCGGGTGCGCATCGATGGGGAGGATGTCGGTCTCAGGCCGGCTCATGAACTTCGTCGGCGCATCGGCTATGTCTTCCAGGAGGTCGGCCTCTTCCCGCATCTCAGCATCGCCGAGAACATCGCCGTCACGCCCCGCCTTCTCGGCTGGGACAAGGCCCGCATCGCCGCGCGGGTGAGCGAGTTGCTGGAGCTGGTGGCGCTGCCGGCGGAGGTCTCGGGACGGTCGCCCGCGGCGCTTTCGGGCGGCCAGCGTCAACGGGTCGGCGTGGCGCGGGCACTGGCGGCAGAGCCGAAGATCATGCTGATGGACGAGCCCTTCGGCGCTCTCGACCCGCTGACCCGCGACGCCCTCGGCTCCGACTATCGCGCCCTGCACGAGCGGCTGGGGCTGACCACCGTGATGGTCACCCACGACATGGCCGAGGCGGTGCTGCTGGCCGACCGCGTCCTGGTCATCGAAGCCGGCGCGATCATCGCCGATGGCGCGCCCGATGCGCTGATCAAGGACACGGAAAACCCGCAGGTCCGCGCCTTGCTGGAGGCGCCCCGCCGCCAGGCCGAGCGGCTGCGGCAGCGACTGGGCGAGGCGTCGTGA
- a CDS encoding flagellar hook-basal body complex protein FliE, producing the protein MMTAMAAAKAYAAAQNSAAAIKPSVGAQEDQGLDFASMVKSAMTDVVHNTKKAESQIAAQVAGKAELIDVVTAISAAEASLETVMAVRDQVINAYQEIMRMPI; encoded by the coding sequence ATGATGACCGCCATGGCGGCCGCCAAGGCCTACGCCGCCGCCCAGAACAGCGCCGCCGCGATCAAGCCGAGCGTCGGCGCCCAGGAGGACCAGGGGCTCGACTTCGCCTCGATGGTCAAATCGGCCATGACCGACGTGGTGCACAACACCAAGAAGGCCGAAAGCCAGATCGCGGCCCAGGTCGCCGGCAAGGCGGAACTGATCGACGTCGTCACCGCGATCTCGGCCGCTGAGGCCAGTCTGGAAACGGTGATGGCCGTGCGTGACCAGGTGATCAACGCCTACCAGGAAATCATGCGGATGCCGATCTGA
- the flgC gene encoding flagellar basal body rod protein FlgC — translation MADYKPMTGATQSIAATALRAQQARMRVIAENMANANSVSRQAGGDPYRRQIPVFTPYKTDAGQGVQVARVTPDPKDFRSVYDPGHPSADATGYVKLPNVDPLVEALDMKEAQRAYEANLNVIETARAMEQRTLDILKK, via the coding sequence ATGGCCGACTACAAGCCGATGACCGGCGCGACTCAATCGATCGCGGCGACCGCCCTGCGGGCCCAGCAGGCGCGGATGCGGGTGATCGCCGAGAACATGGCCAACGCCAACTCGGTGTCGCGTCAGGCGGGCGGGGATCCCTACCGCCGGCAGATCCCGGTGTTCACACCCTACAAGACCGATGCGGGGCAGGGCGTGCAGGTGGCGCGCGTGACGCCCGACCCGAAAGACTTCCGCAGCGTCTACGACCCCGGCCACCCCTCGGCCGACGCCACCGGCTATGTGAAGCTGCCGAACGTCGATCCGCTGGTCGAAGCGCTCGACATGAAGGAGGCCCAGCGGGCCTACGAAGCCAACCTCAACGTCATCGAGACGGCGCGCGCCATGGAGCAGCGCACCCTCGATATCCTGAAAAAGTAA
- a CDS encoding flagellar biosynthesis protein FlgB has translation MNLNEIPLFAMLKGRFGHLNARERLISQNVANSDTPGYTPTDLKPYSFEAQVKAASTVQAVTQPGHMVPTSQRSAGFRPQQAKDSETTLDGNSVVLEEEMLKMAEARMNYDAAIGFYQKSLGMLRLASRPPGRG, from the coding sequence ATGAACCTGAACGAGATTCCGCTGTTCGCGATGCTCAAGGGGCGCTTCGGCCACTTGAACGCGCGCGAGCGCCTGATCTCTCAGAACGTCGCCAACTCCGACACCCCCGGCTACACGCCCACGGACCTGAAGCCGTATAGCTTCGAGGCCCAGGTGAAGGCGGCATCGACGGTCCAGGCGGTCACCCAGCCCGGCCACATGGTCCCGACGTCCCAGCGCTCCGCCGGCTTCCGGCCTCAGCAGGCGAAGGACTCCGAGACCACCCTCGACGGCAATTCGGTCGTGCTCGAGGAAGAGATGCTGAAGATGGCCGAGGCGCGGATGAACTACGACGCGGCCATCGGCTTCTACCAGAAATCGCTCGGCATGCTGCGGCTGGCCAGCCGCCCGCCCGGACGGGGCTAA
- a CDS encoding flagellar biosynthetic protein FliO — MDLAEFLRAVFALALTLGLVGLGAVALRRFGPDVLARFQVVKKERRLAVVETLVLDPSRRLVVVSFDGEEKLLLLGEGQVLPTTAKNPKIAPHA, encoded by the coding sequence ATGGACCTGGCTGAATTTCTCCGCGCCGTCTTCGCCCTGGCGCTGACCCTCGGGCTCGTCGGCCTGGGCGCCGTGGCCCTGCGCCGGTTTGGGCCCGACGTGCTGGCGCGCTTCCAGGTCGTCAAGAAGGAACGCCGCCTGGCGGTGGTCGAGACCCTGGTGCTCGACCCCTCGCGCCGGCTGGTCGTGGTGTCCTTCGACGGGGAAGAAAAGCTGCTTCTGCTGGGCGAGGGGCAGGTGCTCCCGACCACCGCCAAGAACCCAAAGATCGCGCCCCATGCGTAA
- the fliP gene encoding flagellar type III secretion system pore protein FliP (The bacterial flagellar biogenesis protein FliP forms a type III secretion system (T3SS)-type pore required for flagellar assembly.) has product MRKVFSRNFHLRAEDWRRAAGLSVLATAAAMIFPAAAAAQAINIDLGTGAGLSERVVQMVGLLTVLSLAPSIVIMTTSFVRIVVVLGLLRTALGLQQSPPNAVLISLALFLTAIVMGPTLQRSYDEGIKPLMDQQIELPQAFDAAGAPVKTFMLSQVDQDDLALFIRLSKIERPATAQDTPLHVVTPAFMISELKRAFEIGFLLFIPFLVIDLVVASVLMSMGMMMLPPVVVSLPFKLIFFVLVDGWRLVAGSLVESFQRGAGG; this is encoded by the coding sequence ATGCGTAAGGTTTTCTCACGAAACTTCCACCTACGCGCCGAAGACTGGCGCCGCGCGGCGGGTCTCTCGGTGCTGGCGACGGCCGCGGCGATGATCTTTCCGGCCGCCGCCGCGGCCCAGGCGATCAATATCGACCTCGGCACCGGCGCGGGGCTCTCTGAGCGGGTCGTCCAGATGGTCGGCCTGCTGACCGTCCTCTCGCTCGCCCCCTCCATCGTGATCATGACGACCTCGTTCGTGCGGATCGTCGTGGTGCTGGGCCTGCTGCGCACCGCGCTCGGCCTTCAGCAGAGCCCGCCGAACGCCGTGCTGATCAGCCTGGCGCTCTTCCTCACCGCCATCGTCATGGGCCCGACCTTGCAGCGCTCCTATGACGAGGGGATCAAGCCGCTGATGGACCAGCAGATCGAACTGCCCCAGGCGTTCGACGCGGCCGGCGCCCCGGTGAAGACCTTCATGCTGAGCCAGGTGGACCAGGACGACCTCGCGCTCTTCATCCGGCTCTCGAAGATCGAGCGGCCGGCGACGGCCCAGGACACCCCGCTGCACGTCGTCACCCCGGCCTTCATGATCTCCGAGCTCAAGCGCGCCTTCGAGATCGGCTTCCTGCTCTTCATCCCCTTCCTGGTCATCGACCTCGTGGTGGCCAGCGTGCTGATGAGCATGGGCATGATGATGCTGCCGCCGGTGGTGGTGTCCCTGCCCTTCAAGCTGATCTTCTTCGTCCTGGTGGACGGCTGGCGGCTGGTGGCCGGAAGCCTGGTCGAGAGCTTCCAGCGCGGCGCGGGGGGCTAG
- a CDS encoding tetratricopeptide repeat protein — translation MKLRQALRSGVAAITIAGIAAPAGLAAPQVSVAPRSVAQVRVAQAKDFSRIEVAGARTIARREGQAVILRLSSGAPDITRLKVDPPRWLTSAELRRAKAGTELVLTLADDADARIGTADGATYVNLFKAPEAPAQPPQAPVAQPEPPRPNPIPAGGVVRVGSQIGAGQVQLIFPWANPAGAAVFRRGAAVWVVFDAPATLDISKAPRGLRQLSRVSAYRGPDYTAVRIDSPQGTPVFASAQGATWTVTLGPGAQVEAASQIRIVRDQAGGPAGLKAAVAGATRVVRVSDPVVGDTLSVVTALGPAKGLPSRREFVQMALLPSAQGLAAESYISDLAVRREGDLVQIGRPSGLSLSPASAAVERIEANLGAPQPASLPGLIDDTWARTGSGGFLSRYNALLSAANEEGAQGRDAPVAARMALARFLVGSELSYEAIGVLNEVARTSPGVLDDPEFRGLRGIARVMARRYKEAQADFSVPILSDDPSVALWRSYVAAQLAQWGDARNQFGAGAEAFNRFSPVWKARFARSDAKAALALGDVNGAQARIKLALMDKTDSMEELATRLVEAEVVEALGYKDRALRIYAAVAGAPTDSLSAPATLRATKIRLETGKITPVQAADTFAALRYRWRGDATELETIRALGQLYLSQGRYREALEALRSAGNRLPDLPEAVKLQADLGAAFRALFLDGAADGLEPIQALAMFYDFRELTPLGADGDLMVRKLVRRLVDVDLLDQAADLLKYQADNRLDGVARAQVATDLAVIYLMDRKPEQALQAINGSRTTVLPGPLNAERRLVEARALMGLGRYDHALEVLERDKGREAQDLRAEALWKQKNWAAAGSLFEKSLGDRWKQAGPLSSEEEGKLLRTGVAYSLAGDDAALARMQQRYAGFYDQARNPDALRVALTGVQSGRLNVADFGRVTADNEAFSGWVDKMKQRFREKPAPVGPAKPPEATQAAAPTAAKG, via the coding sequence ATGAAGCTTCGCCAAGCCCTGAGGTCCGGCGTCGCGGCGATCACCATCGCCGGGATCGCCGCGCCTGCCGGCTTGGCCGCGCCGCAGGTCAGCGTCGCGCCGAGGAGCGTGGCGCAGGTCCGTGTCGCCCAGGCCAAGGACTTCTCGCGCATCGAGGTGGCCGGAGCCCGGACCATCGCCCGGCGCGAGGGCCAGGCCGTCATCCTGCGCCTGAGCTCCGGCGCGCCCGACATCACCCGGCTGAAGGTCGATCCGCCCCGCTGGCTGACGTCCGCCGAGCTGCGGCGGGCGAAGGCCGGCACCGAACTCGTCCTCACCCTGGCCGACGACGCCGACGCCCGGATCGGGACGGCCGACGGCGCGACCTACGTGAACCTCTTCAAGGCGCCGGAAGCTCCCGCCCAGCCGCCGCAGGCGCCGGTCGCCCAACCGGAGCCGCCGCGCCCAAATCCCATCCCGGCCGGTGGTGTGGTGCGGGTCGGCAGCCAGATCGGCGCCGGTCAGGTCCAGCTGATCTTTCCCTGGGCCAATCCCGCGGGCGCGGCCGTCTTCCGCCGTGGGGCCGCCGTCTGGGTGGTCTTCGACGCGCCCGCGACCCTGGACATCTCGAAGGCGCCGCGCGGACTTCGGCAGCTCAGCCGGGTCAGCGCCTATCGCGGCCCGGACTACACCGCCGTCCGGATCGACTCTCCGCAAGGCACGCCGGTGTTCGCCTCGGCCCAGGGCGCGACCTGGACCGTCACCCTCGGCCCCGGGGCCCAGGTCGAGGCCGCCTCCCAGATCCGCATCGTCCGCGACCAGGCCGGCGGTCCGGCGGGGCTCAAGGCGGCGGTGGCGGGCGCCACGCGCGTGGTCAGAGTTTCCGACCCCGTCGTCGGCGATACGCTCTCGGTGGTAACGGCGCTCGGCCCGGCGAAGGGCCTGCCGTCGCGGCGCGAGTTCGTTCAGATGGCCCTGCTGCCCTCGGCCCAGGGCCTGGCGGCGGAATCCTACATCAGCGACCTGGCCGTGCGCCGGGAAGGCGACCTCGTCCAGATCGGACGGCCATCCGGCCTCTCCCTGTCGCCGGCCTCGGCGGCGGTGGAGCGCATCGAGGCCAATCTCGGCGCGCCGCAGCCGGCCAGCCTGCCGGGCCTCATCGACGACACCTGGGCCAGGACGGGATCGGGCGGGTTTCTCTCGCGCTACAACGCACTGCTGTCGGCCGCCAACGAGGAAGGGGCGCAGGGACGCGACGCCCCGGTCGCCGCGCGCATGGCGCTGGCCCGTTTCCTCGTCGGCTCGGAGTTGTCCTACGAAGCGATCGGCGTCCTGAACGAGGTGGCGCGGACCAGTCCTGGGGTCTTGGACGATCCGGAGTTCCGGGGCCTGCGCGGCATCGCCCGGGTCATGGCGCGCCGCTACAAGGAGGCCCAGGCCGACTTCTCCGTGCCGATCCTCTCCGACGACCCGTCGGTGGCGCTGTGGCGGTCCTATGTCGCCGCGCAACTGGCCCAGTGGGGCGACGCCCGCAATCAGTTCGGCGCCGGGGCCGAGGCATTCAATCGCTTTTCCCCCGTCTGGAAGGCGCGCTTCGCCCGATCCGACGCCAAGGCCGCCCTGGCGCTGGGCGACGTCAACGGCGCCCAGGCGCGCATCAAGCTCGCCCTGATGGACAAGACCGACTCCATGGAGGAGCTGGCCACGCGCTTGGTCGAGGCCGAGGTGGTGGAGGCGCTGGGCTACAAGGATCGGGCGCTGCGCATCTACGCCGCCGTGGCTGGCGCGCCGACCGACTCCCTTTCGGCGCCGGCGACCCTGCGCGCCACCAAGATCCGGCTGGAAACCGGAAAGATCACCCCGGTCCAGGCCGCCGACACCTTTGCGGCCCTTCGCTATCGCTGGCGGGGCGACGCCACCGAGCTGGAGACCATCCGCGCCCTCGGCCAGCTCTATCTGAGCCAGGGCCGCTATCGCGAAGCGCTGGAGGCGTTGCGCAGCGCCGGCAATCGCCTGCCCGACCTTCCCGAGGCGGTGAAGCTGCAGGCCGATCTCGGGGCCGCCTTCCGCGCCCTGTTCCTGGACGGCGCGGCCGATGGCCTGGAGCCCATCCAGGCCCTGGCCATGTTCTACGACTTCCGCGAGCTGACCCCGCTGGGCGCCGATGGCGACCTCATGGTGCGCAAGCTGGTGCGCCGCCTGGTGGACGTGGACCTGCTCGACCAGGCCGCGGACCTCCTGAAGTATCAGGCCGACAACCGCCTCGACGGCGTGGCGCGCGCTCAGGTCGCCACCGATCTCGCCGTCATCTACCTGATGGACCGGAAGCCCGAGCAGGCACTGCAGGCGATCAACGGCTCACGCACGACGGTCCTGCCCGGTCCGTTGAACGCCGAGCGGCGGCTGGTGGAAGCCAGAGCCCTGATGGGGCTCGGCCGCTACGATCACGCCCTTGAAGTCCTCGAGCGCGACAAGGGGCGCGAGGCCCAGGACCTGCGCGCCGAGGCGCTCTGGAAGCAGAAGAACTGGGCGGCCGCCGGGAGCCTCTTCGAAAAGAGCCTCGGCGACCGCTGGAAGCAGGCGGGGCCGCTTTCCTCGGAGGAGGAGGGCAAACTGCTGCGGACCGGCGTCGCCTACAGCCTGGCCGGCGACGACGCGGCTCTGGCCCGGATGCAGCAGCGCTATGCGGGCTTCTACGATCAGGCGCGCAATCCCGACGCCTTGCGCGTCGCCCTGACCGGCGTCCAGTCCGGCCGTCTCAACGTCGCCGACTTCGGCCGCGTCACCGCCGACAACGAGGCCTTCTCCGGCTGGGTCGACAAGATGAAGCAGCGCTTCCGCGAGAAACCGGCGCCCGTCGGCCCCGCAAAGCCGCCCGAAGCCACCCAGGCCGCCGCCCCGACCGCCGCTAAGGGCTAG
- a CDS encoding MotE family protein: MKNMPRILPLVGVAIVGVMGINALSGAETLPSLVSGARALAEETVKGAKSAPDAKAATGEAKDAAAKVPGLAAAPKPPPAVCAPTAAELAKEAGLSPAELQVLQSLGARRGQLDKREQDLDVQLALMAAAEAKLDAKIQALNGMKADVAKLMVDADTKEQAEIDRLVKVFEGMKPKDAAPRMVLLDDAVRLPIAAKMKERSLSAIVANMPPAEAKKLTEALAGRFAEVKKVAAAAQAVVGPPAGGAPRQASAAPPAKAG; this comes from the coding sequence ATGAAGAACATGCCCCGCATTCTCCCGCTCGTCGGCGTCGCCATCGTCGGCGTGATGGGCATCAACGCGCTGTCGGGCGCCGAGACCCTGCCGAGCCTGGTCTCCGGTGCGCGCGCCCTCGCCGAGGAAACCGTCAAGGGCGCCAAGTCCGCTCCGGACGCCAAGGCCGCCACCGGTGAAGCCAAGGACGCCGCCGCCAAGGTTCCCGGCCTCGCCGCCGCGCCCAAGCCGCCGCCCGCGGTCTGCGCCCCGACCGCCGCCGAACTCGCCAAGGAGGCCGGGCTCTCGCCGGCCGAACTGCAGGTCCTGCAGAGCCTGGGCGCTCGCCGCGGCCAGCTCGACAAGCGCGAACAGGATCTTGACGTCCAGCTCGCGCTGATGGCCGCGGCCGAGGCCAAACTCGACGCGAAGATCCAGGCTCTGAACGGCATGAAGGCCGACGTCGCCAAGCTGATGGTCGACGCCGACACGAAGGAGCAGGCCGAGATCGACCGCCTGGTGAAGGTGTTCGAGGGCATGAAGCCCAAGGACGCAGCGCCGCGCATGGTGTTGCTGGACGACGCGGTCCGCCTGCCGATCGCGGCGAAGATGAAGGAGCGCTCGCTCTCGGCCATAGTCGCCAACATGCCGCCGGCCGAAGCCAAGAAGCTGACGGAGGCGCTGGCCGGCCGTTTCGCCGAGGTGAAGAAGGTGGCCGCCGCCGCCCAGGCCGTCGTCGGCCCGCCCGCCGGCGGAGCGCCGCGCCAGGCGAGCGCCGCCCCGCCGGCCAAGGCCGGCTAG
- a CDS encoding DUF6468 domain-containing protein has protein sequence MSAVAIGMNLLLAGLLVAAMVVGVRLNARLKALRESHEGFARAVAELDAAAARAEQGLADLRAATDEAHDALADRIEKARALSAKLDRQLQAAPPAARTEQPVSESDVERVTQRLGSLLSGARERRPERDVGPKRAPAPKARPTLDDELFEPPAETPPARTEPAPPRSAAARLGYRR, from the coding sequence ATGAGCGCCGTCGCGATCGGTATGAACCTGCTGCTCGCCGGCCTGCTGGTCGCGGCCATGGTCGTCGGCGTGCGCCTGAACGCTCGCCTCAAAGCTTTGCGCGAAAGCCATGAAGGGTTCGCCCGGGCCGTGGCTGAGCTGGACGCCGCCGCCGCTCGCGCTGAACAGGGCTTGGCCGATCTGCGGGCGGCCACCGACGAGGCGCACGACGCCCTGGCCGACCGCATCGAGAAGGCCCGCGCGCTCAGCGCCAAGCTCGACCGCCAGCTTCAGGCCGCACCGCCCGCCGCCCGCACGGAGCAGCCCGTGTCCGAAAGCGACGTCGAGCGCGTGACCCAGCGCCTGGGCTCCCTGCTGTCAGGCGCGCGCGAACGCCGGCCCGAACGTGACGTCGGCCCCAAGCGCGCGCCGGCCCCCAAGGCCCGCCCGACCCTCGACGACGAACTCTTCGAACCGCCGGCCGAAACGCCGCCGGCAAGGACTGAACCGGCGCCGCCGCGCTCCGCCGCCGCCCGCCTGGGATACCGCCGATGA
- the fliM gene encoding flagellar motor switch protein FliM: MDDLMGAERILNQDEIDSLLGFDLSEEEAAERSGIRAIINSALVSYERLPMLEIVFDRLVRLMTTSLRNFTSDNVEVSLDNISSIRFGDYLNSIPLPAILTVFKAEELENYGLLTVDSNLIYSIVDVLLGGRRGTAAMRIEGRPYTTIERVLVQRMVEVVLADARAAFEPLTPVTFTLDRLETNPRFAAIARPANAAILVKLRIDMEDRGGRIELLLPYATLEPIRKMLLQQFMGEKFGRDNIWESHLATELWTTQLDVRAVLDELQLPLKDVLALKVGDTLRLNATPDSQIELRAGAIPLTRGRMGRRNHHIAVRVDSPLSPHAKKAIARFK; encoded by the coding sequence ATGGACGACCTGATGGGCGCCGAGCGCATCCTCAATCAGGATGAGATCGACAGCCTGCTGGGCTTCGATCTTTCCGAGGAGGAGGCGGCTGAACGCTCGGGCATTCGCGCGATCATCAACTCGGCCCTGGTCTCCTACGAGCGCCTGCCGATGCTCGAGATCGTCTTCGACCGCCTCGTGCGGCTGATGACGACGTCGCTGCGCAATTTCACCTCGGACAACGTCGAGGTCAGCCTCGACAACATCTCCTCGATCCGGTTCGGTGACTATCTGAACTCGATCCCGCTGCCGGCCATCCTCACGGTCTTCAAGGCCGAGGAGCTAGAGAACTACGGCCTGCTGACGGTCGACTCCAACCTGATCTACTCCATCGTCGATGTGCTGCTCGGCGGGCGGCGCGGCACTGCGGCCATGCGGATCGAGGGTCGGCCCTACACCACCATCGAACGGGTCCTGGTGCAGCGGATGGTCGAGGTGGTCCTGGCCGACGCGCGCGCTGCGTTCGAGCCGCTGACCCCGGTGACCTTCACCCTCGACCGGCTGGAGACCAATCCCCGTTTTGCGGCTATCGCCCGGCCGGCCAACGCGGCGATCCTGGTGAAGCTGCGGATCGACATGGAAGACCGCGGCGGCCGGATCGAGCTCCTGCTGCCCTACGCCACCCTCGAGCCCATCCGGAAGATGCTGCTGCAGCAGTTCATGGGCGAGAAGTTCGGCCGCGACAACATATGGGAAAGCCACCTGGCGACCGAGCTCTGGACGACCCAGCTCGATGTCCGCGCGGTGCTCGACGAACTGCAGCTGCCGCTCAAGGACGTCCTGGCGCTCAAGGTCGGCGACACCCTGCGGCTCAATGCGACGCCCGACAGCCAGATCGAGTTGCGCGCGGGCGCGATTCCCCTCACCCGGGGACGCATGGGGCGGCGCAACCACCACATCGCGGTCCGCGTGGACAGCCCCCTGTCGCCCCACGCCAAGAAGGCCATTGCGAGGTTCAAATGA
- a CDS encoding flagellar basal body-associated FliL family protein — translation MAQDKVKEAPEGDSDAEDGEGAPARKKLSPKMLIIAGVAAALVLGGAGTGAFFLLKPKPGSAAEAKAEKKKKSEKKGEGEKTVGEVRQGPDGVLFYTMPSVVVNMQTADGRATFLKLKLTLEVPDQATVDQLEPNMPRLQDMFQTFLRELRPEDLQGSQGSYQLRMEIQRRVNLVIAPSKVNAVLIEEMLIN, via the coding sequence GTGGCCCAGGACAAGGTGAAGGAAGCACCGGAAGGCGATTCCGACGCCGAGGACGGCGAGGGCGCGCCCGCCAGGAAGAAGCTTTCGCCGAAGATGCTGATCATCGCCGGCGTCGCGGCCGCGCTGGTGCTCGGCGGCGCCGGGACGGGCGCCTTCTTCCTGCTCAAGCCGAAGCCCGGCTCGGCCGCCGAGGCCAAGGCCGAGAAGAAAAAGAAGTCCGAGAAGAAGGGCGAGGGTGAGAAGACCGTCGGTGAGGTGCGCCAGGGTCCTGACGGCGTCCTGTTCTACACCATGCCCAGCGTGGTGGTGAACATGCAGACCGCCGACGGGCGGGCGACCTTCCTCAAGCTCAAGCTGACCCTCGAGGTCCCCGACCAGGCGACCGTCGACCAGCTCGAACCGAACATGCCCAGGCTCCAGGACATGTTTCAGACCTTCCTGCGCGAGCTGCGCCCGGAGGACCTGCAAGGCTCGCAGGGCTCCTATCAGTTGCGGATGGAGATCCAGCGCCGCGTGAACCTGGTGATCGCCCCCTCGAAGGTGAACGCCGTTCTGATCGAGGAAATGCTGATCAACTAA
- the flgF gene encoding flagellar basal-body rod protein FlgF: protein MDNALYVGLSRQLTLRRELDIVANNIANMDTTGFKVESLMVETEPAAPAQTFGAPRPVKFVLDRSVGRDFGQGTLRSTGATFDLGLQGDGFFRIQTAAGEQYTRDGRFHMDPDGRLVTEDGQMLMGEGGGEIVIDPKLGPVSIAKDGTVSQGRELLGKIAVARFGELSVLEKVGENRYRNTSNAQPQAAPDTQIHQGMLEGSNVKPIAEITRMIEVTRAYESMAKMMDSNAELSRRSIERMGKLN, encoded by the coding sequence ATGGACAACGCCCTTTATGTCGGACTCTCGCGCCAGCTCACCCTGCGCCGTGAACTCGACATCGTGGCCAACAACATCGCCAACATGGACACCACCGGATTCAAGGTGGAGAGCCTGATGGTGGAGACCGAGCCGGCCGCTCCGGCCCAGACCTTCGGCGCGCCGCGGCCGGTCAAGTTCGTGCTGGACCGCAGCGTCGGACGCGACTTCGGCCAGGGCACGCTGCGCTCGACCGGGGCGACGTTCGATCTCGGCCTGCAGGGGGACGGCTTCTTCCGCATCCAGACCGCGGCCGGCGAACAGTACACCCGTGACGGCCGGTTCCACATGGATCCCGACGGCCGGCTGGTCACCGAAGACGGTCAGATGCTGATGGGTGAAGGCGGCGGTGAGATCGTCATCGACCCCAAGCTCGGCCCCGTTTCGATCGCCAAGGACGGCACGGTCAGCCAGGGCCGCGAACTGCTCGGCAAGATCGCCGTGGCCCGGTTCGGCGAGCTCTCGGTGCTCGAGAAGGTCGGCGAGAACCGCTACCGCAACACCTCCAACGCCCAGCCGCAGGCCGCCCCGGACACCCAGATCCACCAGGGCATGCTGGAGGGCTCCAACGTGAAGCCGATCGCCGAGATCACCCGGATGATCGAGGTCACCCGCGCCTATGAGTCCATGGCGAAGATGATGGATTCCAACGCCGAACTCTCCCGCCGCTCGATCGAGCGGATGGGCAAGCTGAACTAA
- the flgG gene encoding flagellar basal-body rod protein FlgG, translating into MQALRTAATGMAAQQLNVDVISNNIANMNTVGFKKQRAEFQDLLYQTIERAGAQSSDQGNVVPTGVQVGGGVKTGSVYRITQQGNLTPTGGKYDVAISGRGYFQVMLPTGEIAYTRAGNFSTNDQGQLVTEDGYLLEPAITIPQDATDVTISKDGQVQAIRAGQTQQDVIGNLELATFVNEAGLDAIGDNLLKESAASGQPTVVVPGIDGAGTLSQGYTESSNVDAVSEITALIVAQRSYEMNSKVITSADEMLRTASNLRT; encoded by the coding sequence ATGCAAGCGCTCCGCACCGCCGCGACAGGCATGGCCGCTCAGCAGCTCAACGTCGATGTGATCTCGAACAACATCGCCAACATGAACACCGTCGGCTTCAAGAAGCAGCGGGCGGAGTTCCAGGACCTGCTCTACCAGACCATCGAGCGGGCCGGGGCGCAGTCGTCCGACCAGGGCAATGTGGTGCCGACCGGCGTGCAGGTCGGCGGCGGGGTGAAGACCGGCTCGGTCTACCGCATCACCCAGCAGGGCAACCTGACGCCGACCGGCGGCAAGTACGACGTGGCCATTTCCGGCCGCGGCTACTTCCAGGTGATGCTGCCGACCGGCGAGATCGCCTACACCCGGGCGGGCAACTTCTCGACCAACGACCAGGGCCAGTTGGTGACCGAGGACGGCTACCTGCTGGAGCCGGCGATCACCATCCCGCAGGACGCCACCGACGTCACCATCTCCAAGGACGGCCAGGTGCAGGCGATCCGCGCCGGCCAGACCCAGCAGGACGTGATCGGCAACCTGGAGCTGGCCACCTTCGTCAACGAGGCGGGCCTCGACGCGATCGGCGACAACCTGCTGAAGGAAAGCGCCGCCTCGGGCCAGCCGACGGTCGTCGTCCCGGGCATCGACGGCGCCGGCACCCTGAGCCAGGGCTACACCGAGAGCTCGAACGTCGATGCGGTGAGCGAGATCACCGCCCTGATCGTCGCCCAGCGGTCCTACGAGATGAACTCGAAGGTCATCACCTCGGCCGACGAAATGCTGCGCACCGCCAGCAACCTGAGGACCTGA